The following coding sequences are from one Bacteroidales bacterium window:
- the rfbC gene encoding dTDP-4-dehydrorhamnose 3,5-epimerase, which translates to MKIIETPIKDLLIIEPDIFNDHRGYFIESYNEKRFHSLGITNHFVQDNESQSVFGVIRGLHYQIEPYAQAKLVRVIKGKVLDIAVDLRKNSPTFGKWYGIELDEETKKMFYIPRGFAHGFSVLSDIAIFSYKCDNFYNKEAERGIIFSDPQLNIDWKIETPKVIVSEKDKLLPLFSNAHYF; encoded by the coding sequence ATGAAAATCATTGAAACACCAATAAAAGATTTGTTAATAATTGAACCCGATATTTTCAACGATCATCGTGGCTATTTTATTGAATCATATAACGAAAAACGATTTCATTCACTTGGAATCACAAATCATTTTGTACAAGATAACGAATCACAATCGGTATTTGGGGTTATAAGAGGACTCCACTATCAAATAGAACCATATGCTCAAGCAAAATTGGTAAGGGTTATCAAAGGTAAAGTATTGGATATAGCCGTAGATTTAAGAAAAAATAGCCCAACTTTTGGAAAATGGTACGGCATAGAACTCGACGAAGAAACTAAAAAAATGTTTTACATTCCCAGAGGTTTTGCTCACGGATTTAGTGTACTGTCTGATATAGCTATCTTTTCATACAAATGCGATAATTTTTATAATAAAGAAGCCGAACGAGGGATTATTTTCTCAGACCCACAACTTAACATTGATTGGAAAATTGAAACCCCAAAAGTTATTGTCTCTGAAAAAGATAAATTACTTCCATTATTTTCAAATGCTCATTATTTTTAA
- the rfbA gene encoding glucose-1-phosphate thymidylyltransferase RfbA, whose translation MKGIILAGGSGTRLYPITISISKQIVPIYDKPMIYYPLSVLMMAGIKEILIISTPKDISLYENLFHDGSHLGLKISYAIQPSPDGLAQAFIIGEEFIGNSEVCMILGDNIFYGYGLRKMLKEAASLKQGATVFGYYVKDPERYGVAEFDKEGKVISIEEKPKNPKSNFAITGLYFYDNTVVEKAKTLKPSARGELEITDLNRLYLNENKLNVKLLSRGMAWLDTGTHESLLLASNFIATIEQRQGLKVACIEEIAYREGFIDKQQLISLASMFRNNPYGEYLLDIANDKYILQ comes from the coding sequence ATGAAAGGAATAATACTCGCAGGTGGTTCGGGAACAAGACTTTATCCTATTACCATCAGTATTTCAAAACAAATAGTGCCTATTTATGACAAACCTATGATTTATTATCCCTTGTCAGTACTCATGATGGCAGGCATAAAAGAAATTCTTATTATTTCTACTCCTAAAGATATTTCGTTATATGAAAACCTATTTCACGACGGTTCGCACTTGGGATTAAAAATTAGTTATGCAATTCAACCCTCACCCGACGGCTTAGCACAAGCTTTTATTATTGGCGAAGAATTTATTGGCAATAGCGAAGTTTGTATGATTTTAGGCGATAATATTTTTTACGGATATGGACTAAGAAAAATGTTAAAAGAAGCTGCTTCGCTAAAACAAGGAGCTACCGTTTTTGGTTATTATGTTAAAGACCCCGAACGATATGGAGTTGCAGAATTTGATAAAGAAGGTAAAGTCATTAGTATCGAAGAAAAACCCAAAAATCCTAAATCGAACTTTGCTATTACAGGGCTATATTTTTACGATAATACGGTTGTTGAAAAAGCAAAAACATTAAAACCTTCAGCACGTGGCGAACTTGAAATTACCGATCTTAATCGATTATATTTAAACGAAAATAAATTAAACGTAAAACTATTAAGTAGAGGTATGGCTTGGCTCGATACAGGCACGCATGAGTCGCTCCTATTAGCATCCAATTTTATTGCTACTATTGAACAACGACAAGGACTTAAAGTTGCCTGTATCGAAGAAATTGCATACAGAGAAGGGTTTATTGATAAGCAACAACTTATTAGTTTAGCATCAATGTTTCGAAACAACCCTTATGGAGAATATTTGTTAGATATTGCTAATGACAAATATATTTTGCAATGA
- a CDS encoding SDR family oxidoreductase — translation MIRKRILVTGGAGFIGSHLCERLLNENNEVICLDNFFTGSKQNISHLIENPYFEIIRHDVTNPIFLEVDEIYNLACPASPIHYQYNAIKTIKTSVMGAINMLGMAKRIRAKILQASTSEVYGDPEIHPQTENYWGHVNPIGVRSCYDEGKRCAESLFMNYHKQNNVRIKIIRIFNTYGPRMHPNDGRVVSNFIVQALKNEDITVYGDGSQTRSFQYVSDLIEGMMRMMATPDSITGPVNIGNPGEFTILELAEKVIQLTHSKSKIVFKPLPEDDPTQRQPSISLAKQLLNNWEPIVPLEEGLKLTINYFKKELNL, via the coding sequence ATGATACGAAAACGAATCTTAGTTACAGGCGGAGCTGGGTTTATTGGTTCACATTTATGCGAACGCTTGTTAAATGAAAACAACGAAGTTATTTGCTTAGATAATTTTTTTACTGGCTCTAAACAAAATATAAGTCATTTAATAGAAAACCCATATTTCGAAATTATTCGCCACGACGTTACTAATCCTATCTTTTTAGAAGTAGATGAGATATACAATCTGGCTTGTCCCGCATCACCTATTCATTATCAATACAACGCCATAAAAACCATAAAAACAAGCGTAATGGGGGCTATTAATATGCTTGGTATGGCTAAACGAATTCGAGCTAAAATTTTACAGGCCTCTACAAGCGAAGTTTATGGCGACCCCGAAATCCACCCTCAAACAGAAAATTATTGGGGACATGTTAACCCCATTGGCGTTCGTTCGTGTTACGATGAAGGAAAACGATGTGCCGAATCGCTCTTTATGAATTATCATAAACAAAATAACGTGCGTATTAAAATCATTCGAATTTTTAATACCTATGGACCACGAATGCACCCCAACGACGGAAGAGTAGTATCAAATTTTATTGTACAAGCTTTAAAAAACGAAGATATTACTGTATATGGCGATGGAAGTCAAACACGAAGCTTTCAATATGTTTCAGACCTTATCGAAGGCATGATGCGAATGATGGCAACGCCCGATTCAATTACAGGACCTGTTAATATTGGAAATCCAGGCGAATTTACCATACTCGAATTAGCCGAAAAAGTAATTCAGCTTACACATTCAAAATCAAAAATCGTTTTTAAACCTCTCCCAGAAGACGACCCTACTCAACGACAACCCAGTATTTCATTAGCCAAACAACTACTAAATAATTGGGAACCTATAGTTCCACTCGAAGAAGGATTAAAACTAACTATAAACTATTTTAAAAAAGAACTTAATTTATGA
- a CDS encoding UDP-glucose/GDP-mannose dehydrogenase family protein: protein MKISMIGTGYVGLVSGTCFAETGVTVTCVDIDENKINKLNQGIIPIYEPGLESMVKKNKERGLLFFTTSIAESIKDAEVVFIAVGTPPDEDGSADLQYVLGVAKEIGQHMNHYMVIVNKSTVPVGTAQKVKNTIQQELQKRNLSIPFDVVSNPEFLKEGNAIEDFLRPDRIVVGIESEQAEKVMRKLYKPFILNNHPIIFMDVASAELTKYAANAMLATRISFMNEIARVCELVGADVNMVRKGIGSDPRIGNKFLYAGVGYGGSCFPKDVKALINTSKEFHYNFEILQSVDKVNEDQKILLAKKVLAHYQGDIKGKKFAIWGLSFKPNTDDMREAPSLAIIKTLKEHGANIIAYDPVAMNECKRRIGNTIEYANSPYEALQNVNAVLLVTEWNEFRIPDLDKMKQLMKELIIFDGRNIYEPSEIREAGFIYYGLGRK from the coding sequence ATGAAAATTTCAATGATTGGAACCGGATATGTAGGTCTTGTATCTGGTACTTGTTTTGCAGAAACAGGTGTTACGGTTACTTGTGTCGATATCGACGAAAATAAAATTAATAAACTTAACCAAGGAATTATCCCAATATATGAACCTGGTTTAGAATCGATGGTTAAAAAAAACAAAGAAAGAGGTTTACTTTTCTTTACTACGAGTATAGCTGAAAGTATCAAAGACGCCGAGGTTGTATTTATTGCAGTAGGAACTCCACCCGACGAAGATGGGTCAGCCGATTTGCAATATGTACTGGGAGTTGCCAAAGAAATTGGTCAACATATGAATCACTATATGGTGATTGTTAACAAAAGCACAGTTCCTGTTGGTACAGCTCAAAAAGTTAAAAACACCATACAACAAGAACTCCAAAAACGAAATCTATCAATTCCCTTTGATGTAGTTTCTAATCCAGAATTTTTAAAAGAAGGAAACGCTATCGAAGATTTTCTTCGTCCCGATAGAATTGTCGTTGGGATTGAATCTGAGCAAGCCGAGAAAGTTATGCGTAAGTTATACAAACCTTTTATTTTAAACAATCACCCTATAATATTTATGGACGTTGCTTCGGCCGAACTTACCAAATATGCTGCCAATGCCATGTTAGCAACTCGCATAAGTTTTATGAATGAGATTGCTCGTGTTTGCGAATTAGTAGGTGCCGATGTAAATATGGTTCGCAAAGGAATTGGAAGCGACCCTCGCATTGGCAATAAATTTTTATATGCAGGTGTTGGATATGGTGGTTCTTGTTTCCCAAAAGATGTTAAAGCACTTATTAATACTTCTAAAGAATTTCATTATAATTTTGAAATATTACAATCAGTCGATAAAGTTAACGAAGACCAAAAAATATTATTAGCTAAAAAAGTACTAGCACATTACCAAGGAGATATCAAAGGAAAGAAATTTGCTATTTGGGGTTTATCATTTAAACCCAATACCGATGATATGCGTGAAGCCCCATCTTTAGCCATCATTAAAACATTAAAAGAACACGGTGCAAATATAATCGCTTACGACCCTGTCGCAATGAACGAATGTAAGCGTAGAATCGGGAATACTATTGAATATGCCAACTCACCCTACGAAGCTCTACAAAACGTTAACGCAGTATTGCTTGTTACAGAATGGAATGAATTTAGAATTCCCGACCTTGATAAAATGAAACAACTTATGAAAGAATTGATTATTTTCGATGGTCGTAATATATACGAGCCTTCGGAAATCAGAGAAGCGGGCTTTATATATTATGGATTAGGTAGAAAATAA
- a CDS encoding sigma-70 family RNA polymerase sigma factor, with amino-acid sequence MRQLKITKSITNRESASLDKYLQEIGKEELITVEEEVELAQRIRKGDREALEKLTRANLRFVVSVAKQYQNQGLSLPDLINEGNLGLIRAAEKFDETRGFKFISYAVWWIRQSILQALAEQSRIVRLPLNQVGALNKINKALSKFEQEYERTPTPEELAELLDLPKEKVMDTLRVSGRHVSMDAPFVEGEDNSLVDVIENPDSPVADGKLINESLKKEIERSLATLTERERDIVRYFFGLGCPEKTLEEIGEELGLTRERVRQIKEKAIRRLRHTSRSKLLKQYLG; translated from the coding sequence ATGAGGCAACTAAAAATCACAAAATCAATTACTAACCGCGAAAGTGCTTCGCTTGATAAGTACTTACAAGAGATTGGTAAAGAAGAATTAATAACGGTTGAAGAAGAAGTTGAACTTGCTCAACGGATAAGAAAGGGAGATAGAGAAGCTCTTGAAAAACTTACACGTGCAAATTTGCGATTTGTAGTATCGGTTGCAAAACAATATCAAAATCAGGGCTTGAGTTTACCTGACTTAATCAATGAAGGTAATTTAGGTTTAATTAGAGCGGCAGAAAAATTTGATGAAACCAGAGGTTTTAAATTTATTTCTTATGCAGTTTGGTGGATTCGTCAGTCTATATTGCAAGCATTAGCAGAGCAATCGCGTATTGTACGTTTGCCTTTGAATCAAGTAGGTGCTTTAAATAAAATTAATAAGGCGTTGTCAAAATTTGAACAAGAGTACGAAAGAACACCTACACCTGAAGAATTAGCAGAGTTATTAGATTTACCCAAAGAAAAGGTAATGGATACCTTGCGTGTTTCTGGACGTCATGTATCTATGGATGCACCTTTTGTTGAAGGAGAAGATAATAGTTTAGTAGATGTTATTGAAAATCCTGACTCGCCTGTAGCTGATGGTAAATTGATTAACGAATCACTTAAAAAAGAAATTGAACGTTCGTTAGCAACATTAACAGAACGAGAACGCGATATAGTTCGTTACTTTTTTGGTCTTGGATGCCCCGAAAAAACTCTTGAAGAAATTGGCGAGGAACTTGGTTTGACTCGTGAACGAGTTCGTCAAATAAAAGAAAAAGCTATTCGTCGTTTACGTCATACAAGTAGAAGTAAATTATTAAAACAATATTTAGGTTAA
- a CDS encoding T9SS type A sorting domain-containing protein, whose product MKKLYLFLLTFTLGFVSLNAQVLYSDNFDSYANNAKVAQTIGSTWWTTWSNAPGGAEDGIISNAQSVSPSNSIYIAGSNDQIFKCGGKTTGRYELSWQMLVPASHIGYFNLLHSFAGANSEWAFQAYIYNDSIYVDAGAATAAGTSFTRGTWHSVKMIVDVDDDYATCFIDGNELISYQWSKGSFGTGTLHKLDAINFYAWDGTGSPTPNTGGSTKGYYVDDLLYEQVNAPTAPTNLTATINGADIDVTWTAPNPAPNNYKLMRNGIVILNTTNNSYTDLGPWPNTYNYIVRAGYGTSGYSQASNTASVTIAGGVTRNKVLFEGGTGTWCQYCPGAAMGLRDLIEVNHKEAVAIEYHSGDAYENVDAQQRLGYYAIEAFPTMVVDGKLRVEGGNATQSLYTAYLPLYNERYPIPALQNLNINIVNTGVDTYQATITVEETYPFLTNGLKLHTALTESNIAVTWYNQTEVDFVLRKMFPDAAGTDLDFSQNTTQTFTFNFSTTGFVKDNCEFVAFVQHDATQEVTQVAKVDMSTISGIEELSGNKISLFPNPTSDYVILNSNGNGYLTITDITGKTVYSAFVNQTSQFFNISSLSKGIYMVQYTSNQKTFTQKLIIQ is encoded by the coding sequence ATGAAAAAACTTTATTTGTTTTTATTAACCTTTACACTAGGTTTTGTTAGTTTGAATGCACAAGTGTTGTATTCAGACAATTTCGATTCGTATGCCAATAATGCCAAAGTAGCTCAAACCATAGGTTCAACATGGTGGACTACATGGTCGAATGCTCCTGGCGGCGCCGAAGATGGCATTATTTCGAATGCTCAATCGGTTAGCCCTTCTAATTCTATTTACATTGCTGGTTCTAACGACCAAATTTTTAAATGTGGCGGAAAAACGACCGGACGCTATGAATTAAGTTGGCAAATGTTGGTTCCCGCTAGTCATATCGGATATTTTAACCTGCTTCATAGTTTTGCAGGTGCAAATAGCGAATGGGCTTTTCAAGCATATATTTATAACGACTCGATCTATGTCGATGCAGGTGCAGCTACTGCTGCCGGCACAAGCTTTACACGTGGCACATGGCATAGTGTTAAAATGATTGTCGATGTGGACGACGACTATGCAACCTGCTTTATAGATGGCAACGAATTGATTAGCTATCAATGGAGCAAAGGATCATTCGGCACTGGCACACTTCATAAATTAGACGCCATTAATTTCTATGCATGGGATGGTACAGGCTCACCTACTCCTAATACAGGAGGTTCTACCAAAGGTTACTATGTTGATGATTTACTTTATGAACAAGTTAATGCTCCAACAGCACCAACAAATTTAACAGCAACCATCAATGGTGCTGATATTGATGTAACATGGACAGCCCCCAATCCAGCCCCAAATAATTATAAATTAATGAGAAATGGTATTGTTATCTTAAATACTACCAATAACTCTTATACCGATTTAGGACCATGGCCTAATACCTATAATTATATAGTAAGAGCTGGATATGGTACGAGCGGATATTCGCAAGCTTCAAATACTGCATCGGTAACAATTGCTGGTGGTGTTACACGTAACAAAGTATTATTCGAAGGCGGAACAGGTACATGGTGCCAATATTGTCCTGGAGCTGCAATGGGCTTACGCGATCTAATTGAAGTTAACCATAAAGAAGCTGTTGCTATCGAATATCATAGCGGCGATGCATACGAAAACGTAGATGCTCAACAACGTCTCGGATACTATGCTATTGAAGCATTTCCTACTATGGTTGTTGACGGCAAATTAAGAGTAGAAGGTGGCAATGCTACACAAAGTTTATATACTGCTTATTTACCATTATATAACGAACGTTACCCAATTCCAGCCTTACAAAATTTAAATATTAATATCGTAAATACCGGAGTAGATACCTACCAAGCAACAATAACTGTAGAAGAAACCTATCCTTTCCTTACCAATGGGTTAAAACTGCATACTGCATTAACAGAATCTAACATCGCCGTTACATGGTATAATCAAACAGAAGTTGATTTTGTTCTTCGTAAAATGTTTCCCGATGCTGCCGGTACCGATTTAGATTTTTCACAAAATACAACCCAAACATTTACATTTAATTTTTCAACTACCGGTTTTGTAAAAGATAATTGTGAATTTGTAGCTTTTGTTCAACACGATGCAACACAAGAAGTTACTCAAGTTGCTAAAGTGGATATGTCAACCATTTCGGGTATAGAAGAATTAAGCGGCAATAAAATCAGCTTATTCCCTAATCCAACCTCCGATTATGTAATTCTTAACTCTAATGGCAATGGTTATTTAACTATTACTGACATTACTGGAAAAACTGTTTATAGTGCTTTTGTAAATCAAACTTCACAATTTTTCAATATCTCAAGTCTTAGCAAAGGTATTTACATGGTACAATATACATCCAATCAAAAAACATTTACTCAAAAACTTATTATTCAATAA
- a CDS encoding phosphoribosylaminoimidazolesuccinocarboxamide synthase, with protein sequence MMNSVVSTNFKLKGQTNFYKGKVRDVYTINDELLVMVVSDRISAFDVVLPKGIPYKGQVLNQIASMFLDATKDIVPNWKIDSPDPNVTIGYKCEPYPVEIIVRGYLTGSSWRDYKKGQRSICGIPLPDGMKEHQKFEHPILTPTTKAHIGHDENISREEIIKQQLIPENEYLEIEKIALALFERGSQIAKQQGLILVDTKYEFGKKDGKIYLIDEIHTPDSSRYFYADGYEERFAKNEPQRQLSKEFVREWLMQKGFKGEAGQKVPEMSDEFVNQVSERYIELYEKITGKKFIKANIENIEERIYNNIQFFLQKISI encoded by the coding sequence ATTATGAATTCAGTAGTATCAACCAATTTCAAATTGAAAGGTCAAACTAATTTCTATAAAGGAAAGGTTCGCGATGTATATACTATCAACGACGAATTATTGGTGATGGTAGTTAGCGATCGTATATCTGCATTTGATGTAGTTTTACCCAAAGGCATTCCTTACAAAGGGCAAGTGCTCAACCAAATAGCATCCATGTTTTTAGATGCTACCAAAGACATTGTACCTAATTGGAAAATAGACTCGCCCGACCCAAATGTAACTATCGGCTACAAATGCGAACCATATCCAGTCGAAATAATTGTTAGAGGTTATTTAACCGGTTCAAGCTGGCGTGATTATAAAAAGGGGCAACGTTCAATCTGTGGAATACCCTTACCCGATGGCATGAAAGAACATCAAAAATTCGAACACCCTATTTTAACACCTACTACCAAAGCCCATATTGGACACGATGAAAACATTTCACGCGAAGAAATCATTAAACAACAACTTATTCCTGAAAATGAATATTTAGAAATCGAAAAAATTGCCTTAGCTTTGTTTGAACGTGGAAGCCAAATAGCAAAACAGCAAGGTCTTATATTAGTAGATACAAAATATGAATTCGGAAAAAAAGATGGAAAAATATATTTAATTGACGAAATTCACACACCCGACTCTTCGCGATATTTTTATGCCGATGGCTACGAAGAACGTTTTGCTAAAAATGAACCCCAACGCCAGCTCTCCAAAGAATTTGTCCGCGAATGGCTCATGCAAAAAGGATTTAAGGGAGAAGCCGGACAAAAAGTTCCCGAAATGAGCGATGAATTTGTAAATCAAGTATCGGAACGCTACATCGAACTCTACGAAAAAATTACCGGGAAAAAATTCATAAAAGCAAATATTGAAAACATTGAAGAAAGAATTTACAATAACATCCAGTTTTTCCTCCAAAAAATATCTATCTAA
- a CDS encoding PhoH family protein, whose protein sequence is MIEKLIVLETEKPILFFGARHKNLHLIQKHLPQVKIIARGNEIKIIGEELEVEYAFKKINELISFFNKFKELSEQKILYFFNDQSSYSNMEEITIIHNNEGKPIKAYTPNQKKLIEISTQNDLVIVTGPAGSGKTYTAIALAVKALKNREIKRIILSRPAVEAGENLGYLPGNLKDKLDPYLQPLYDALLDMIPRKKLEEYIEDGIIEIAPLAYMRGRTLDYAFVILDEAQNATTLQLKMFLTRMGKNAKFIITGDITQIDLNHKQQSGLYIATQILKDIEGIGIIEFNELDIVRHKLVKDIVKAYDKFQNNK, encoded by the coding sequence ATGATAGAAAAACTTATTGTTCTTGAAACCGAAAAACCCATTCTCTTTTTTGGTGCAAGACATAAAAACCTGCATTTAATTCAAAAACACTTACCCCAAGTTAAAATAATAGCACGAGGAAATGAAATTAAAATAATAGGAGAAGAACTCGAAGTAGAATATGCATTTAAAAAAATAAATGAATTGATTAGCTTCTTCAACAAATTTAAAGAATTATCAGAGCAGAAAATTTTATATTTTTTCAACGATCAATCATCATACTCTAATATGGAAGAAATTACCATTATTCATAACAACGAAGGTAAACCTATAAAAGCTTACACTCCCAATCAAAAAAAATTAATTGAAATTTCTACTCAAAACGATTTAGTTATAGTAACAGGACCAGCCGGAAGCGGAAAAACATACACCGCCATCGCATTAGCCGTTAAAGCACTTAAAAATAGAGAAATAAAGCGTATTATACTCAGTCGTCCGGCAGTAGAAGCCGGCGAGAACTTAGGTTATTTGCCCGGAAATTTAAAAGACAAACTCGACCCCTATCTACAGCCCTTGTACGATGCACTACTCGATATGATTCCACGAAAAAAACTTGAAGAATACATCGAAGATGGAATTATTGAAATTGCACCTTTAGCCTATATGCGTGGAAGAACTTTAGATTATGCTTTTGTTATTCTCGACGAAGCACAAAATGCTACTACCCTTCAATTAAAAATGTTTCTAACACGTATGGGCAAAAATGCCAAATTTATAATTACCGGAGATATAACACAAATCGATCTTAATCATAAACAACAATCAGGATTATATATTGCTACACAAATTCTAAAAGATATAGAAGGTATTGGGATAATTGAATTTAATGAATTAGACATTGTTCGGCATAAATTAGTTAAAGATATTGTAAAAGCATATGATAAATTTCAAAACAATAAATAA
- a CDS encoding SAM-dependent chlorinase/fluorinase codes for MPNVVIISDWNKDDYYRVMTEGMLLKLHPDIKIFYPNHYIELHDLMQAGFILRIALFSYPEDTIFIVGINSIADEDKGYLYVNVNERHLFCANNGIIAFIDDIHKKKVYKLPFDETTFAEKDVFIPSIGKLIDDKNIPLGEECHDYQKVKKFYPDFSNNILTGMVIFVDSYGNAITNISRSKFEQCKADRNFIIYPGTKHECIKKISTSYYEHTNDELFAIFNSVDLLELGIFNDNISKLYNLLPRTHITIEFL; via the coding sequence ATGCCGAATGTAGTAATAATAAGTGATTGGAATAAAGACGATTACTATCGTGTCATGACAGAAGGAATGCTACTTAAATTACATCCTGACATTAAAATATTTTACCCTAATCATTACATAGAGTTGCACGATTTAATGCAAGCAGGCTTTATCTTACGTATAGCATTATTTTCTTATCCCGAAGATACAATATTTATTGTTGGCATTAATTCTATAGCTGACGAAGATAAAGGTTACTTGTATGTTAATGTTAATGAGCGACATTTATTTTGTGCAAACAATGGTATTATAGCCTTTATTGACGACATTCATAAAAAAAAAGTATATAAGTTACCATTTGATGAAACTACTTTTGCTGAAAAAGATGTGTTTATTCCTAGTATAGGTAAATTAATAGATGATAAAAATATTCCATTAGGCGAAGAATGCCATGATTATCAAAAAGTTAAAAAATTTTATCCCGATTTTTCCAATAACATTCTTACGGGAATGGTTATTTTTGTTGATTCTTACGGTAATGCAATTACAAATATAAGTAGATCTAAGTTTGAACAGTGTAAGGCTGACCGAAATTTTATTATATATCCAGGCACAAAACACGAATGTATTAAAAAAATTTCAACCTCGTATTACGAACATACGAACGATGAATTATTTGCTATATTTAATTCGGTAGATTTACTCGAATTAGGTATATTTAACGATAATATAAGTAAATTATATAATTTATTACCAAGAACCCATATAACCATTGAGTTTTTATGA
- a CDS encoding antibiotic biosynthesis monooxygenase: MILRVVKMKVENNKLEAFELFMNNLHDEKLKLPGCLHFDFFHERQNKNVYYTYTIWENEKYLKQYKKSDLFKEVVSTLKSLCLEEPQAWTIENVFNQVSHEE; this comes from the coding sequence ATGATATTAAGAGTAGTTAAAATGAAGGTAGAAAACAATAAGTTAGAAGCCTTCGAATTGTTTATGAATAATTTGCACGACGAGAAACTAAAATTACCCGGATGTTTGCATTTTGATTTTTTTCATGAACGGCAAAACAAGAATGTTTATTATACATATACTATCTGGGAAAACGAGAAATATTTAAAACAATATAAAAAGAGCGATTTATTTAAAGAAGTTGTTTCTACATTAAAAAGTTTATGCTTAGAAGAGCCTCAGGCTTGGACGATAGAAAATGTGTTTAATCAGGTTAGCCATGAAGAATAA
- the mazG gene encoding nucleoside triphosphate pyrophosphohydrolase, giving the protein MKNKEKAVENFIRLLEIMDELREKCPWDKKQTLESLRKLTIEEVYELAQAIDEKNLDELKNELGDLMLHIVFYAKIGEELAAFDMASVLDTINNKLIQRHPHIYGDVKVNNDEDVKRNWEDIKLKNGRKRVLEGVPKGLPAIVKAYRIQEKVRGVGFDWDQREQVWDKVTEEMNELKAEALAMNNKEKIESELGDLLFSIINAARLYDIDPEKALEHTNRKFMKRFNYLEDKTLLKGRSLHDMSLDEMNEIWEEAKKFDE; this is encoded by the coding sequence ATGAAGAATAAAGAAAAAGCTGTTGAAAATTTTATTCGTTTGCTCGAAATAATGGACGAATTGAGAGAAAAATGTCCGTGGGATAAAAAACAAACGCTCGAAAGTTTAAGAAAACTTACTATCGAAGAAGTTTATGAGTTAGCACAAGCCATAGACGAAAAAAATCTCGATGAATTAAAAAATGAATTAGGCGATTTAATGCTTCACATTGTTTTTTATGCTAAAATTGGCGAAGAACTAGCAGCATTTGATATGGCAAGTGTACTTGATACCATCAATAATAAACTGATACAGCGTCATCCGCATATATATGGTGATGTAAAGGTGAATAATGACGAAGACGTAAAACGAAACTGGGAAGATATTAAGCTTAAAAATGGTCGTAAGCGAGTGTTAGAAGGTGTCCCAAAGGGCTTACCGGCTATTGTTAAGGCATATCGTATTCAGGAAAAGGTTAGGGGAGTGGGGTTTGATTGGGACCAACGTGAGCAGGTATGGGATAAAGTTACAGAAGAAATGAATGAATTAAAAGCCGAAGCGTTAGCTATGAATAATAAAGAAAAAATAGAATCCGAATTGGGCGATTTACTATTCTCTATCATTAATGCAGCTCGCTTGTACGATATTGACCCCGAAAAAGCCTTAGAGCATACCAATCGAAAATTTATGAAACGCTTCAATTATTTAGAAGATAAAACTTTGTTAAAAGGTCGTTCGTTGCACGATATGTCATTAGACGAAATGAACGAGATATGGGAAGAAGCTAAAAAGTTTGATGAATAG